In a genomic window of Stakelama saccharophila:
- a CDS encoding rod-binding protein: MQGVTSTVKPDGVAGDSSRLNTRANLDQAGEQFEAIFVRMMLKSMRQANLADPLFDNKATEQFRDMQDQQLAQTMAATTPLGIGEAMTDFLGRAQGSADPVVTRVEPPTDSEDGGS, translated from the coding sequence ATGCAAGGGGTGACTTCCACCGTGAAGCCGGACGGCGTCGCCGGCGACAGCAGCCGGCTGAACACGCGCGCCAATCTCGACCAGGCCGGCGAACAGTTCGAGGCGATCTTCGTGCGGATGATGCTGAAGTCGATGCGCCAGGCGAACCTTGCCGATCCGCTCTTCGACAACAAGGCGACCGAGCAGTTCCGCGACATGCAGGACCAGCAGCTCGCGCAAACGATGGCGGCGACGACGCCGCTCGGCATCGGCGAGGCGATGACCGACTTTCTCGGCCGGGCGCAAGGTTCGGCCGATCCGGTCGTTACCCGTGTCGAACCCCCGACCGATAGCGAGGATGGCGGCTCATGA
- a CDS encoding flagellar basal body P-ring protein FlgI: MTTLLRILLAALATLVVAQPAMAERVKDLGNFQGIRSNQLVGYGIVVGLPGTGDDNLEYTVQSVKGMASRFGLQLPPGANPGLKNAAAVMITANLPAFAKPGQRIDVTVAALGKAKSLRGGSLILSPLHGADGQIYAMAQGNLAVGGLSADGADGSSIVVNVPSTGRIPEGATVERAVNTGFASTPYLTFNLAESDFTTAQRVATAINAHFGRGIADAVDGVSIQVAAPQGAGLRANLMSEIENVDVHPAEAPARVIVNARTGTVVINSAVRVAPAAVTHGKLTVRIDEQPRVSQPAPFSQGRTAIVSDSVVGTDEERNPMFMFAPGPKLADIVKAVNAIGASPSDLVAILEALKEAGALKADLVVL; encoded by the coding sequence ATGACAACCTTGCTCCGCATCCTTCTCGCAGCGCTCGCCACCCTCGTCGTGGCCCAGCCGGCCATGGCCGAACGCGTCAAGGACCTGGGAAATTTCCAGGGCATCCGTTCCAACCAGCTCGTCGGCTACGGCATTGTCGTCGGCCTGCCGGGGACGGGCGACGACAATCTCGAATATACCGTCCAGTCGGTGAAGGGCATGGCCTCGCGCTTCGGCCTGCAGCTTCCGCCGGGCGCCAATCCGGGCCTGAAGAACGCAGCGGCGGTGATGATCACCGCGAATCTTCCCGCATTCGCGAAGCCGGGCCAGCGGATCGACGTGACCGTGGCGGCGCTCGGCAAGGCCAAGAGCCTGCGCGGCGGCAGCCTGATCCTGTCGCCGCTCCACGGCGCCGACGGCCAGATCTATGCCATGGCGCAGGGCAACCTCGCCGTGGGCGGATTGAGCGCGGACGGCGCCGACGGCTCTTCCATCGTGGTTAACGTGCCGTCCACGGGACGCATCCCGGAAGGCGCCACGGTCGAGCGCGCGGTGAACACGGGGTTCGCCAGCACGCCGTATCTGACGTTCAACCTCGCCGAATCCGATTTCACCACCGCGCAGCGCGTGGCGACCGCGATCAATGCCCATTTCGGCCGCGGGATCGCCGACGCCGTCGACGGTGTCTCCATCCAGGTGGCCGCGCCGCAGGGAGCGGGCCTGCGCGCCAACCTGATGAGCGAGATCGAGAATGTCGACGTGCATCCGGCCGAAGCGCCGGCGCGCGTGATCGTCAATGCGCGGACCGGCACCGTCGTCATCAATTCGGCGGTACGCGTGGCGCCGGCCGCGGTGACGCACGGCAAGCTGACGGTGCGCATCGACGAGCAGCCGCGCGTCAGCCAGCCGGCGCCGTTCAGCCAGGGGCGGACCGCTATCGTCTCCGACAGCGTCGTCGGCACCGACGAGGAGCGCAACCCGATGTTCATGTTCGCGCCGGGCCCGAAGCTGGCCGACATCGTCAAGGCGGTGAACGCCATCGGCGCCTCGCCCAGCGACCTCGTCGCGATCCTCGAGGCGCTGAAGGAGGCCGGCGCGCTCAAGGCCGACCTGGTGGTGCTGTGA
- a CDS encoding flagellar basal body L-ring protein FlgH translates to MRTLLSAVAAIGALVAAITVGPCAQARDRDGPLYSRTLPMPPAPPAANGSIFQPSQGYAGLYEGQRAGQVGDPVTIVLVERTKATKSAGSTLDSDGGFSLLPPTTGPLSLFDPTDIGTSGSRGFDGAGSAGQSNALSGEITVTVAAVYPNGTMLVQGRKRLTLNRGDEYVEIRGIVRRADITADNRVPSTRVADAQIAYTGKGDVARASRQGWLSRFFQVISPF, encoded by the coding sequence ATGCGCACGCTCCTTTCCGCCGTCGCCGCCATCGGCGCGCTCGTCGCGGCGATCACCGTCGGGCCATGTGCGCAGGCGCGCGATCGCGACGGTCCGCTTTATTCGCGCACGCTGCCCATGCCGCCGGCGCCGCCTGCGGCCAACGGCTCGATCTTCCAGCCGTCGCAGGGTTACGCCGGCCTGTACGAGGGACAGCGCGCCGGGCAGGTCGGCGATCCCGTCACCATCGTCCTGGTCGAACGGACCAAGGCGACGAAATCGGCCGGGTCGACGCTGGACAGTGATGGCGGATTCTCGCTGCTGCCGCCGACGACGGGGCCGCTGTCGCTGTTCGATCCGACCGATATCGGCACCAGCGGCTCGCGCGGGTTCGACGGCGCCGGGTCGGCCGGCCAGTCGAACGCGCTGTCGGGCGAGATCACGGTGACGGTCGCGGCGGTCTATCCCAACGGCACGATGCTGGTGCAGGGGCGCAAGCGGCTGACGCTCAATCGCGGCGACGAATATGTCGAGATCCGCGGGATCGTGCGGCGCGCCGACATCACCGCGGACAACCGCGTGCCCTCGACCCGCGTCGCCGATGCGCAGATCGCCTATACCGGCAAGGGCGATGTCGCCCGCGCTTCCCGCCAGGGCTGGCTCAGCCGCTTCTTCCAAGTCATCAGCCCGTTCTGA
- the flgG gene encoding flagellar basal-body rod protein FlgG, with translation MSNAAMHIARTGLDAQDTRMRVISNNLANVNTTGFKKDRAAFETLAYQTVTAPGAASTAQTKYATGLNVGTGVRVQGTARIDTQGSLQTTGNSLDLALDGDGYFQVQMPDGTNAYTRAGNFSRSPEGLLITSEGYQVMPGISVPEDATAITVGSDGTVSATIDGQTEPSELGQIQIASFPNPGGLQQTGDNYLIETAASGAVNMGVAGDQGRGQIRQGMLEGSNVNVVEELVDMIETQRAYEVNSKMIKATDEMLQYANQNV, from the coding sequence ATGAGCAATGCGGCAATGCATATCGCGCGGACCGGGCTCGACGCCCAGGACACGCGCATGCGGGTGATCTCCAACAACCTCGCCAACGTCAACACGACGGGGTTCAAGAAGGATCGGGCGGCGTTCGAGACGCTCGCTTATCAGACGGTCACGGCGCCCGGCGCGGCGAGCACCGCGCAGACCAAATACGCCACCGGCCTGAATGTCGGCACCGGCGTTCGGGTGCAGGGCACGGCCCGCATCGATACGCAGGGGTCGCTGCAGACAACGGGCAACTCGCTCGACCTGGCGCTGGACGGCGACGGCTATTTCCAGGTGCAGATGCCCGACGGCACCAACGCCTATACCCGCGCCGGCAATTTCTCGCGCTCGCCCGAGGGGCTGCTCATCACCTCGGAAGGGTATCAGGTGATGCCTGGCATCTCCGTGCCGGAGGACGCCACCGCGATCACGGTCGGCAGCGACGGCACCGTCTCTGCCACCATCGACGGCCAGACCGAGCCGAGCGAACTGGGACAGATCCAGATCGCGAGCTTTCCGAATCCGGGCGGGCTGCAACAGACCGGCGACAATTACCTGATCGAGACCGCGGCGAGCGGCGCCGTCAACATGGGCGTCGCCGGCGACCAGGGGCGCGGCCAGATCCGCCAGGGAATGCTGGAAGGTTCGAACGTCAACGTCGTCGAGGAGCTGGTCGACATGATCGAGACGCAGCGCGCCTATGAGGTCAATTCCAAGATGATCAAGGCGACCGACGAAATGCTGCAATATGCCAACCAGAACGTCTGA
- the flgF gene encoding flagellar basal-body rod protein FlgF, which translates to MDRLIYTAMSGMKSQMTAQAAIANNIANANTTGFRADRVNFDNLMVEGDGFDTRRPTTGDVVDMDRDPGAIEQTGRALDIAVGSDSWIAVQATDGSEAYTRRGDLSVAPSGLLQTGDGFPVMGSAGPITLPPYDALTIGEDGTISIRPLGSEPGTPPQVIDKIKLASAEGTDTVKGTDNLLHVRGGGVLPQDLGGQVVSGALEQSNVNLTQSLVDMIENQRSYQVQANLLREAKKMDEGGASLLRMPS; encoded by the coding sequence ATGGACCGCCTGATCTATACCGCCATGTCCGGCATGAAGAGCCAGATGACGGCGCAAGCGGCGATCGCGAACAATATCGCCAACGCCAACACGACCGGCTTTCGTGCGGACCGCGTCAATTTCGACAATCTGATGGTCGAAGGCGACGGCTTCGATACCCGCCGCCCCACGACCGGCGACGTGGTCGACATGGACCGCGATCCCGGTGCGATCGAACAGACCGGCCGGGCGCTCGACATCGCCGTAGGGTCGGATAGCTGGATCGCGGTACAGGCGACCGACGGCAGCGAGGCCTATACCCGGCGCGGCGATCTTTCGGTCGCCCCGTCGGGCCTCCTGCAGACCGGCGACGGCTTCCCGGTGATGGGGTCGGCGGGTCCCATCACCCTGCCGCCTTATGATGCGCTGACGATCGGCGAGGACGGCACGATCTCGATCCGGCCGCTGGGCTCGGAACCGGGAACGCCGCCGCAGGTGATCGACAAGATCAAGCTGGCGAGCGCCGAGGGAACCGACACGGTGAAGGGGACCGACAACCTCCTCCACGTCCGCGGCGGCGGTGTGCTGCCGCAGGATCTCGGCGGGCAGGTGGTCTCCGGCGCGCTGGAACAGTCCAATGTCAACCTGACGCAGTCGCTGGTCGACATGATCGAGAACCAGCGCAGCTACCAAGTGCAGGCCAATCTCCTGCGCGAAGCCAAGAAGATGGATGAAGGCGGCGCATCGCTCTTGCGCATGCCCAGCTAA
- a CDS encoding flagellar hook protein FlgE, whose amino-acid sequence MAFYTSLSGLQAAQTEMSTISHNLANVSTDGFKKSRTAFADVIASSLSVSPDQMVGSGVATKSITQQFGQGTLKQSGSSLDLAIAGDGFFAVKPKLDTQDVNFTRNGGFSVDSDRYVVDAQGAHLQVYPVDGSGAVVASGLDQAISLRLPQTSGEPKATSSVALGVNLNASSEVHTETFDRFNTDTFNQSTSTTIYDAEGNAQTMTSYFVRKSAPDASDPTSGSTWEVHNFVGDQELQPSPVTAQFDAGGNLTAPTAPTTFNAVTPSGSATPQVITFDMSSSTQLSGPFSVATRTQDGTAVGQLQGVTVDSEGIVSASFSNGETKALGKVALANFSNPGGLRQLGNSNWTTSALSGEPIMGAAGENGFGSLMSSMVEGSNVDITEELVGLIAAQRNFQANAKALDTSSKISQAIFNIQ is encoded by the coding sequence ATGGCCTTCTACACTTCGCTTAGCGGCCTTCAGGCGGCCCAGACCGAGATGTCGACCATCTCGCACAATCTCGCCAACGTCTCGACCGACGGCTTCAAGAAGAGCCGCACGGCCTTCGCCGACGTCATCGCCTCCAGCCTGTCGGTCAGTCCGGACCAGATGGTCGGTTCGGGCGTCGCGACCAAGAGCATCACCCAGCAATTCGGCCAGGGCACGCTGAAGCAGTCGGGCTCCTCGCTCGATCTCGCCATCGCCGGCGACGGCTTCTTCGCGGTCAAGCCCAAGCTCGACACCCAGGACGTGAACTTCACCCGTAACGGCGGTTTTTCGGTCGACAGCGACCGCTATGTCGTCGACGCGCAGGGCGCGCACCTGCAGGTCTATCCGGTCGATGGCAGCGGCGCCGTCGTCGCCAGCGGCCTCGATCAGGCGATCAGCCTGCGCCTGCCGCAGACCAGCGGCGAGCCGAAGGCGACCTCCAGCGTCGCGCTGGGCGTCAACCTGAACGCCAGCAGCGAGGTGCACACCGAAACGTTCGACCGGTTCAACACCGACACGTTCAACCAGTCGACGTCGACGACGATCTACGACGCCGAAGGCAATGCGCAGACGATGACCAGCTATTTCGTCCGCAAGTCGGCGCCCGATGCGTCCGACCCGACCAGCGGCAGCACCTGGGAAGTCCACAATTTCGTCGGCGACCAGGAGCTTCAGCCGAGCCCCGTGACCGCGCAGTTCGACGCCGGCGGCAACCTGACCGCGCCAACGGCGCCGACGACCTTCAACGCGGTCACGCCGAGCGGCAGCGCCACGCCGCAGGTCATCACCTTCGACATGTCGTCCTCTACGCAGCTTTCGGGGCCGTTCTCGGTCGCCACCCGTACCCAGGACGGCACCGCGGTCGGCCAGCTCCAGGGCGTGACCGTCGATTCCGAAGGGATCGTCAGCGCGAGCTTCTCCAACGGCGAGACCAAGGCGCTGGGCAAGGTGGCGCTCGCCAACTTCTCCAATCCCGGCGGTCTGCGTCAGCTCGGCAACAGCAACTGGACGACGTCGGCGCTGTCGGGTGAACCCATCATGGGCGCGGCCGGCGAAAACGGCTTCGGCTCGCTGATGTCGAGCATGGTCGAAGGGTCGAACGTCGACATCACCGAGGAACTGGTCGGCCTGATCGCCGCGCAGCGCAACTTCCAGGCGAACGCCAAGGCGCTCGATACGTCGAGCAAGATCAGCCAGGCGATCTTCAACATCCAGTGA